Proteins from one Plodia interpunctella isolate USDA-ARS_2022_Savannah chromosome 7, ilPloInte3.2, whole genome shotgun sequence genomic window:
- the LOC128671385 gene encoding chaoptin-like — protein MAISTHLSIGKCGVYAFLIVIHTRILQGEEQPQCPSLAENPICPCYNFKEGLFVECPSATPGVVKNVLSKIKGSIQSLSIYDLESTTTVLKSELFPTNTKIFNLQISQSNINKISADAFALLRDSLMSLSIISSKLNRIPHESFFELYNIEALDLQLNDIKDIQPNTFRNLRLKKLNLKGNKIVNISENAFYNLEESLAELDLTENFLDVFPLQPLGRLNKLNNLRLAWNKIHLIPDNVNITIPNLLTLDLSSNSFTVIEKNWFRCMPKIKTLTFFSNQIQKIHEEAFKSLSDLETVDLSRNKIINIDRNIFQQNLKIRTIDLSHNHLHHIKGLFSNLRHLSEIFLSENNILEIPDDAFKNTISLTVLNLEHNAIQKLNPNSFSSLQNLTQLHMGTNFLKKLPRNIFHFNHKLVTLSLDNNEIDELDESVFDKLVELKEIRLQNNKLSHIKRSVFSPLPELLELHLQNNAIQTIDSHAFITLKRLQHINLQANRLTVIGDVFPNRNSSLVSIQLAVNYLSLLKNSSLRGQVNVQIMWLSQNNIKVLTSNLFNDLLNIQRLYLKNNSIVHIENKTFMHLKKLKYLDVSNNRLVKLNNETFYNLVTLEELYLQYNFINQLAKDTFKYFIKLKVLDLSHNEIIVLDFDISSLPIKQLRLNKNSISIIEADSLKTLPNLSDLEMNNNLLTWEDIIQVQIPGLKSLLIARNNFNVLENKTFTHLPSLQTLSMEKSNISQLPPATFIKNQNLLRINLAYNNLKDLHKDVFAYTTILQDLNLRGNNFTEFPHVALFNITSLEILDLCHNQLHSVDFFKFVGLQNLRILNLCDNRISILNGFNSPSLKNLVTLNMSNNILTVLPPNFFQHSTGLKEIDLSQNLFKHIPSSGLSESILPALTSLNMSSNLFKQLFQLHPSRLFSVMEELVVTNTNLTIITSRDFENFPALKKLILTQNAIERLSPGAFSKLHSLEKLDLSHNKLENIPRERLQGLYLVRIVNISKNVIRDLEEFTSDLQSLQKLDISSNHISKITRDIFRGLQSLTEVYLSNNWLSAISSEAFQNLNKLTFIDLSHNYFEVFQMKMILSLETQVKTISLDENPLTCNCESQEIWRWMQDHHKIVLKRSSNLRCEHPEELHGYSFIELPAQKLCDMPIVIRVAIQDIQTYSVVVSWQSRNQSGLTGYQVAYFGEQTPNIIRGKLLNATARSTRLNHLTPGSRYTVCVLAVGNFGATASVSSSTPDARIAAPLDNPTHPYGDEQVFNHLRSYMNDTLTSKCATVSTIELFSTALDSPFSNTYMGIADILTRRLSLVVGCCIGFIVFVVLVSALGYIKTKKRPVVAKVEVQQVPQYISYDNFNTPPVDVQTTDMDINTATDKTKPQCKHE, from the exons TACTGCAAGGAGAAGAACAACCACAATGTCCAAGTTTGGCAGAGAACCCTATATGCCCCTGTTATAACTTCAAAGAag gTCTATTTGTAGAATGTCCTAGTGCGACACCTGGAGTTGTGAAAAATGTGTTGTCGAAGATAAAAGGATCAATCCAATCTTTATCGATCTACGATCTTGAAAGTACAACCACAGTGTTGAAGTCGGAACTATTTCCCACaaatacgaaaatatttaaccTACAAATATCGCaatcaaacataaataaaataagtgccGACGCTTTCGCCTTACTGCGAGATTCGTTGATGTCTCTGAGCATCATTTCCAGTAAATTAAACAGAATTCCACATGAATCATTTTTTGAACTGTACAACATCGAAGCACTTGATTTACAACTCAACGACATCAAAGATATACAACCAAACACTTTCCGAAATCTCAGATTGaagaaactaaatttaaaaggaaataaaattgtcaacaTTTCTGAAAATGCATTTTACAATTTGGAAGAATCGCTAGCAGAACTTGATTTGACGGAAAATTTTCTGGATGTATTTCCATTGCAGCCACTAGGaagattaaataaactaaataatttaaggcTAGCGTggaacaaaatacatttaataccAGACAATGTAAACATAACAATTCCAAATTTACTAACTTTAGATTTAAGTTCTAATTCTTTCActgttatagaaaaaaattggtttCGATGTATGCCCAAGATAAAAACGTTAACTTTTTTTAGtaatcaaatacaaaaaatacatgaagAAGCATTTAAATCACTGAGTGATCTAGAAACTGTGGATTTAAGtcgtaataaaatcattaatattgatagaaatatttttcaacaaaatttaaaaattcgaaCAATCGATTTAAGTCACAATCACCTTCATCACATCAAGGGTTTATTTTCAAACCTTCGCCACCTTTCTGAAATATTTCtatcagaaaataatattttagaaattccaGATGatgcatttaaaaatacaataagttTAACAGTTCTCAATTTAGAACACAATGCTATACAGAAATTAAATCCAAACAGCTTTTCatcattacaaaatttaactcAACTGCACATGGgaacaaattttttgaaaaaacttcctcgtaatatttttcattttaatcatAAGTTAGTGACCTTAAGCTtagataataatgaaattgacGAATTAGATGAATCAGTATTTGATAAATTGGttgaattaaaagaaattcgtttacaaaataataagttaagtCACATAAAACGGAGTGTATTTAGCCCATTGCCTGAACTTTTAGAGctgcatttacaaaataatgcaATTCAAACTATAGATTCTCATGCATTTATAACTCTCAAACGTCTGCAGCATATTAATTTGCAGGCTAATCGCTTAACAGTTATTGGAGACGTGTTCCCAAATAGAAACTCTTCATTAGTATCTATTCAACTtgctgtaaattatttatcgttATTAAAAAACAGCTCTCTTAGAGGGCAAGTTAACGTGCAAATAATGTGGCTCagccaaaataatattaaagtgtTAACTTCTAATCTATTCAATGATTTGTTAAACATTCAAAggctgtatttaaaaaataacagtatTGTACATATAGAAAATAAGACTTTTATGCatttaaagaaattgaaatatttagatgTAAGTAATAATAGGCTTGTAAAATTGAacaatgaaacattttataatcttGTAACCCTCGAAGAACTGTATCTTcaatacaatttcataaatCAACTTGCCAAAGACACtttcaagtattttataaagctTAAAGTTTTAGATTTGTCCCACAATGAGATTATTGTATtggattttgatatttcatcTTTGCCTATTAAACAACtccgacttaacaaaaattcaaTATCAATAATTGAAGCAGATTCATTGAAAACTTTGCCAAACTTGAGTGACTTAGAAATGAACAATAATCTCTTGACGTGGGAAGATATTATTCAAGTTCAGATACCTGGACTGAAATCGCTGTTAATAgctagaaataattttaacgtaTTGGAAAATAAGACATTCACTCATTTACCTTCATTACAAACTTTGTCAATGGAAAAGTCGAACATATCCCAGTTGCCCCCGGCAACGTTCATTAAAAACCAGAATCTTTTGCGAATAAACTTGGCatacaacaatttaaaagatttacaCAAAGACGTCTTTGCTTATACAACAATATTGCAAGACTTGAATTTAAGGGGCAATAATTTCACAGAATTTCCACATGTGGCATTATTTAACATCACATCCCTCGAGATATTGGATTTATGTCACAACCAATTGCATAGTGTAGACTTCTTCAAATTTGTGGGTCTGCAAAACTTaagaatattgaatttatgtGACAATCGTATTTCTATTTTGAATGGATTTAACTCTCCGAGCTTAAAAAATCTAGTTACTTTAAATATGAGCAACAACATTTTGACAGTTCTTCCTCCTAACTTTTTCCAACATTCAACGGGATTAAAAGAAATAGACTTGTctcaaaatctttttaaacaTATACCAAGCAGTGGGCTATCTGAATCCATTTTACCTGCCCTCACGAGCCTAAATATGTCATCAAATCTTTTCAAACAATTGTTCCAATTACATCCAAGTAGATTATTTTCAGTCATGGAAGAATTAGTTGTTACAAATACAAACTTAACAATTATTACAAGCagagattttgaaaattttccagcacttaaaaagttaattctCACCCAAAATGCTATAGAGCGGCTGTCACCGGGTGCTTTTTCTAAATTACATAGTTTAGAAAAGCTAGATCTAAGTCATAATAAACTGGAAAATATTCCTAGAGAAAGACTTCAAGGATTATATCTAGTGcgaattgttaatatttcaaaaaatgtaattagagATTTGGAAGAATTTACATCAGATTTACAGAGCCTACAAAAGTTGGATATATCTTCGAACCACATATCTAAGATAACAAGAGATATATTCCGTGGCTTGCAAAGCCTCACAGAAGTATATCTAAGCAACAACTGGCTATCTGCGATATCATCAGAGGCCTTCCAGAATCTAAACAAACTCACCTTCATTGACTTGAGTCACAACTACTTTGAAGTATTCCAgatgaaaatgatattatcACTAGAAACGCAAGTTAAGACGATATCGTTAGATG AAAATCCGTTGACGTGCAATTGTGAATCACAGGAAATTTGGAGATGGATGCAAGATCACCACAAAATTGTGTTGAAACGCAGCAGTAACTTACGCTGCGAGCATCCGGAGGAGTTGCACGGGTACAGCTTCATCGAGCTCCCGGCTCAGAAACTATGCGACATGCCGATAGTAATCCGGGTGGCTatacaagatattcaaacatattcCGTAGTCGTGTCGTGGCAAAGTCGCAACCAAAGTGGCTTAACTGGATATCAAGTGGCCTACTTCGGTGAACAAACTCCTAATATC ATTCGAGGAAAACTGTTGAATGCGACAGCTCGATCCACAAGATTGAATCACTTGACCCCCGGTTCCCGATACACAGTGTGCGTGTTAGCAGTTGGCAACTTCGGTGCCACGGCCTCTGTCAGCTCCTCAACACCCGACGCCAGAATAGCTGCTCCACTCGACAACCCAACTCATCCATACGGAGACGAACAAGTATTCAACCATTTAAGATCCTATATGAACGACACACTTACAAGTAAATGCGCTACAGTATCCACTATAGAACTATTTAGCACCGCTTTAGATAGTCCATTCTCTAATACCTACATGGGCATCGCTGACATATTAACTAGAAGACTTAGCCTGGTTGTGGGGTGTTGTATTGGATTCATAGTATTCGTCGTGTTAGTGTCTGCTTTAGGGTACATAAAGACTAAAAAACGTCCAGTAGTGGCTAAAGTTGAAGTGCAGCAGGTTCCCCAATATATTTCATACGATAATTTCAATACTCCTCCTGTGGACGTCCAGACCACGGACATGGATATCAATACGGCAACAGACAAGACGAAGCCGCAGTGTAAACATGAGTAA